The proteins below are encoded in one region of Oncorhynchus gorbuscha isolate QuinsamMale2020 ecotype Even-year linkage group LG01, OgorEven_v1.0, whole genome shotgun sequence:
- the LOC124038142 gene encoding pyridoxal kinase-like, protein MECRVLSIQSHVVRGYVGNKSATFPLQVLGFEVDSINSVQFSNHTGYAHWKGQVLTAEELNVLYEGIKLNNVNHYDYILTGYTRDTSFLETVVDIVQELKRLNPKLVYVCDPVMGDQGSMYVPENILPVYRDQVVAVADILTPNQFEAELLTGRTISTEKDALDVMELLHQMGPDTVVLTSTDLTSPHGDQFLVALGSQKMVRTDGSKSTQKIRIEMPKVDAVFVGTGDLFTAMLLAWSHHHPNDLKAACEKTVSVLHHVIKRTITYANEMAGPGKRPNPAQLELRMVQSKKDIEDPDIVVEATIL, encoded by the exons ATGGAGTGTCGTGTGTTATCTATTCAGAGTCATGTTGTCAGGGGATACGTCGGGAATAAATCGGCAACATTTCCATTGCAG gtgCTTGGGTTCGAAGTGGACTCCATCAACTCAGTGCAATTCTCCAATCACACAG GTTACGCTCACTGGAAAGGGCAAGTGCTGACAGCAGAGGAGCTTAACGTTCTATATGAGGGTATCAAACTCAACAACGTCAACCATTATGACTACATCCTCACGG GGTACACCAGGGACACCTCTTTCTTAGAGACAGTGGTGGACATTGTTCAAGAGCTGAAGAGGTTGAATCCCAAACTGGTATATG TGTGTGATCCAGTGATGGGAGACCAAGGCTCTATG TATGTCCCTGAGAATATACTGCCTGTTTACAGAGACCAAGTCGTAGCAGTGGCTGATATCCTCACACCCAACCAGTTTGAGGCTGA GCTGCTGACGGGGAGGACGATCAGCACAGAAAAAGACGCTCTTGAC GTGATGGAGCTGCTCCATCAGATGGGTCCTGATACGGTGGTCCTCACCAGCACAGACCTGACCTCTCCTCATGGGGACCAGTTCCTGGTGGCCCTTGGGAGCCAGAAAATGG TTAGGACAGATGGGAGCAAGTCCACCCAGAAGATTCGTATTGAGATGCCCAAGGTGGATGCAGTGTTTGTGGGCACGGGGGACCTGTTCACTGCCATGCTCCTTGCCTGGAGCCACCACCACCCCAATGACCTGAAG GCTGCCTGTGAGAAGACTGTCTCAGTCCTGCACCATGTTATCAAGAGGACCATCACCTATGCCAACG aGATGGCCGGCCCTGGTAAGAGACCCAACCCTGCTCAGTTGGAGCTGAGGATGGTCCAGAGCAAAAAAGACATTGAGGACCCGGACATTGTAGTGGAGGCCACCATCTTATAA